From Anopheles arabiensis isolate DONGOLA chromosome 3, AaraD3, whole genome shotgun sequence, a single genomic window includes:
- the LOC120902451 gene encoding uncharacterized protein LOC120902451, with amino-acid sequence MTMTTQFCWLILLALSTVSYRAAGAAHPATEVTNQEIRDAILSLVHSYNTLDNKLERHEQRERAHAEQVKKSLITVQKNLRALDPLPGMISRLEGRTGEIETALLQHGDKIATFAQQQKEVDVSLAGILKGLTEMAPREPNGSVRDEDDESVASKLDEVAATVRELRRELAELKSDRDATEDVNRQLLKETEKLVNSKLSSADEIISKMEEKLSQFYLTSPVIATQNVEFEDKVLRRLEDLSNSMASDGPSSNSLSKDASSLPDKQFIQGLVNETLEAINDMRLEVLTASDKSFTKTATRIKENNEVLQSSVDDILKTLTEELTTAEAFHNTAKDQFNSMNETMSHLSVFLLKAGEDILDAKRGMDFGIMQIMREVGDVVKANSGSLNTTISKRFDAIDATILDNHNGALTNLSSKIETEISQVWRQIGIMYQEISSSKQALDRLQEQTETYVNGTLNTMDSMEGKVSLITNRMTEVDSNLNYLLGRLSMVTQEFNQIKLGLGKALDEIKGSFAEVSNRVRGPGPHRISSEEVIDDLGNETTK; translated from the exons atgacgatgacgactcAGTTCTGCTGGCTGATCTTGCTGGCCCTAAGCACCGTGTCCTACCGCGCCGCTGGTGCGGCCCACCCTGCCACCGAAGTTAC CAACCAAGAGATCCGAGATGCCATCCTGTCGCTGGTCCACTCCTACAACACGCTCGACAACAAGCTGGAGCGCCACGAGCAACGTGAACGTGCCCATGCCGAGCAGGTTAAGAAGAGCTTGATCACGGTGCAGAAGAATCTGCGCGCGTTGGATCCGCTGCCGGGCATGATCAGTCGTTTGGAGGGACGCACTGGAGAGATTGAGACCGCTCTGCTACAGCACGGTGACAAGATTGCTACATTCGCCCAGCAGCAAAAGGAGGTCGACGTGTCTCTGGCAGGCATTCTGAAGGGACTGACGGAGATGGCTCCACGGGAACCAAACGGATCGGTACGAGACGAGGACGATGAAAGTGTAGCAAGCAAGCTGGACGAGGTGGCAGCTACCGTACGGGAGCTGCGACGGGAGTTGGCCGAGCTGAAGAGCGATCGTGATGCCACGGAG GATGTCAATCGGCAATTGCTGAAGGAGACGGAAAAACTGGTCAACTCTAAGCTTTCCTCGGCGGACGAGATCATCTCCAAGATGGAAGAGAAGCTGTCTCAGTTCTACCTCACCAGTCCAGTCATTGCAACGCAAAACGTGGAGTTTGAGGACAAGGTACTGCGCCGTCTGGAAGATTTGAGCAACTCGATGGCATCGGACGGTCCGAGCAGTAATTCGCTGAGCAAGGATGCATCATCGCTGCCTGACAAGCAGTTCATCCAAGGCCTCGTCAACGAAACCCTGGAAGCGATCAACGATATGCGTCTGGAGGTGCTGACCGCATCGGATAAGAGCTTCACCAAGACGGCCACCCGCATCAAGGAGAACAACGAGGTGCTGCAATCATCCGTGGACGACATATTGAAGACGCTGACAGAAGAGTTGACCACGGCGGAAGCGTTCCACAACACGGCCAAGGATCAGTTTAACTCCATGAACGAAACCATGTCCCATTTGTCGGTGTTCTTGTTGAAGGCTGGTGAGGACATTCTGGATGCCAAGCGCGGGATGGACTTCGGTATAATGCAGATCATGCGTGAGGTTGGCGACGTGGTTAAGGCTAACTCGGGCAGTCTCAATACGACCATTTCGAAGCGTTTCGATGCCATCGATGCTACGATTCTGGACAATCACAACGGTGCCCTCACGAACCTCAGCTCAAAGATTGAGACAGAGATCAGCCAGGTGTGGCGTCAGATCGGTATCATGTACCAGGAGATCTCGTCCAGCAAGCAAGCCTTGGATCGTCTCCAGGAGCAAACGGAAACCTATGTCAACGGTACACTCAACACAATGGACAGTATGGAGGGCAAG GTCTCCCTCATTACCAACCGTATGACGGAAGTGGACTCCAACCTGAACTACCTCCTGGGCCGACTCTCGATGGTAACGCAGGAATTCAACCAAATCAAGCTCGGTCTCGGCAAAGCGCTGGATGAGATTAAGGGCAGCTTTGCGGAGGTAAGCAACCGTGTCCGAGGTCCAGGACCGCACCGAATCTCGTCCGAAGAAGTGATCGATGATTTGGGCAACGAAACTACAAAGTAA